One genomic segment of uncultured Tolumonas sp. includes these proteins:
- a CDS encoding sulfite exporter TauE/SafE family protein, giving the protein MQSNRRFLSFGCGAAIGTLGGLIGLGGAEFRLPLLIGLFGFGALEAVILNKAMSLVVVAAALPLRAYSVPFSAVFERWDIILTLLSGSLAGAWFGAGWATRLKSKTLYRIISGLLVAIAILLLFGHEANAQVIHINAVALAIVGAMAGVVIGVVASLMGVAGGELLIPTIVLLFGANIKLAGSLSLAVSLPTMITGFSRYSRDQSFSVIRQQSKFIIIMAIGSLVGAFLGGQLLGLLPTHYLLPVLAGILVISSFKVWRHA; this is encoded by the coding sequence TGTGGTGCCGCCATCGGTACTTTGGGCGGTCTCATAGGTCTAGGTGGCGCAGAGTTCCGATTACCGCTACTTATTGGGCTATTTGGTTTTGGTGCACTTGAAGCTGTTATTCTCAACAAAGCGATGAGTTTAGTGGTGGTTGCAGCAGCGTTACCCCTTAGAGCATATAGCGTTCCATTCTCTGCCGTATTTGAGCGTTGGGATATTATTCTTACTCTGCTTTCTGGCAGTCTTGCTGGTGCGTGGTTTGGCGCTGGCTGGGCCACTCGCCTCAAATCGAAAACGCTTTATCGGATCATTTCAGGTTTATTGGTGGCTATCGCCATTCTCCTTTTATTTGGTCATGAAGCAAATGCGCAGGTGATCCATATCAATGCTGTTGCACTGGCTATCGTTGGTGCTATGGCGGGTGTTGTTATCGGCGTTGTTGCTTCATTAATGGGCGTTGCAGGCGGTGAGTTATTAATACCAACCATCGTTTTATTGTTCGGGGCAAACATCAAATTAGCAGGTAGTTTATCTCTCGCTGTCAGCTTACCGACAATGATCACTGGCTTTAGTCGTTATAGCCGAGATCAAAGCTTTTCAGTCATCAGACAACAGAGCAAATTCATTATTATTATGGCTATAGGCTCTTTGGTTGGTGCTTTCCTAGGTGGTCAATTACTCGGTCTATTGCCGACACATTACTTGTTGCCTGTGCTCGCTGGCATTTTAGTGATTTCATCATTTAAAGTGTGGCGTCATGCATAG